Proteins co-encoded in one uncultured Draconibacterium sp. genomic window:
- the nadA gene encoding quinolinate synthase NadA codes for MEELQINKMLDEKGYIEETIDPSLKLVEEIKRLKKEKNAVILSHFYVEGALQDIADYVGDSLGLAQAAAKVDADIIVFVGVHFMAETAKIINPDKKVILPDLKASCSLAESAPADKFAEFKAKYPDHKVITYVNATAALKTMSDIVCTSANAKKIVDSFPEDEKLIFAPDKNLGNYINSITGRSMVLWDGACMVHEQYSVEKIIDLMDKNPDAEFIAHPECEKPVLLLAKHIGSTTALLNYVQNSDAKKFIVATESGILHQMTKACPDKLFIPAPSNDSTCACNDCEYMKLNSLQKLYICLKHEQPEVSLPQDVIEKARIPIQRMLEISK; via the coding sequence ATGGAAGAACTTCAGATAAATAAAATGTTGGACGAGAAGGGTTATATTGAAGAAACAATTGATCCGAGCCTTAAGTTGGTTGAAGAAATTAAGCGCCTGAAAAAGGAAAAGAACGCTGTAATACTCAGCCACTTTTACGTTGAAGGAGCGTTACAGGACATAGCCGACTATGTTGGCGACAGCCTTGGACTAGCGCAAGCCGCGGCAAAAGTCGATGCCGACATTATTGTGTTTGTAGGGGTGCATTTTATGGCCGAAACAGCCAAGATCATCAACCCCGATAAAAAAGTGATCCTTCCCGATCTGAAAGCAAGCTGTTCGCTGGCCGAGTCGGCACCGGCTGATAAATTTGCTGAATTCAAAGCCAAATACCCCGACCACAAGGTTATTACCTATGTAAATGCAACGGCGGCATTAAAAACCATGTCCGACATAGTTTGTACATCGGCCAATGCCAAAAAAATTGTCGACAGTTTCCCTGAAGACGAGAAGCTGATTTTTGCACCAGATAAAAACCTTGGAAACTACATTAACAGCATAACCGGTCGCAGCATGGTGTTGTGGGACGGAGCCTGCATGGTTCACGAGCAATATTCGGTAGAAAAGATTATTGACCTGATGGACAAAAATCCTGATGCTGAATTTATCGCCCACCCCGAGTGTGAAAAACCGGTACTACTGCTGGCAAAACACATCGGGTCAACTACTGCCCTGCTGAATTACGTACAAAACAGCGATGCGAAGAAATTTATTGTAGCCACCGAAAGCGGTATTCTGCACCAGATGACCAAAGCTTGTCCGGATAAACTATTTATTCCGGCACCATCAAACGATTCAACATGCGCCTGCAACGATTGCGAGTACATGAAGCTAAACAGCTTGCAAAAGCTGTACATCTGCTTAAAGCACGAACAACCCGAGGTTTCACTGCCACAAGACGTAATTGAAAAAGCCCGCATCCCGATTCAACGGATGTTAGAAATATCGAAGTAG
- a CDS encoding helix-turn-helix domain-containing protein, giving the protein MSTSNFSPITPEQLYNGLIDDPGKEIRKRVEYIRENKVCENNYMNMFGNMVRIYGKRDAKDYAKMLGVNVKYFDGAIRCMSGMSAHSWINKYLCLVACDLVEYTDFTFKTIGKILGFSQSSFSQFFRSQQKMQPWEYRNLKRHGRKRGFFYD; this is encoded by the coding sequence ATGTCCACAAGTAATTTCAGTCCGATTACGCCAGAGCAGCTCTACAATGGATTAATTGACGATCCCGGAAAAGAAATCAGAAAGCGGGTTGAATATATTCGGGAGAATAAAGTCTGCGAAAATAACTACATGAACATGTTTGGCAATATGGTACGCATCTACGGCAAACGCGATGCAAAAGATTATGCCAAAATGTTAGGCGTTAATGTGAAATATTTTGATGGGGCAATACGCTGTATGTCGGGTATGAGCGCTCACAGCTGGATAAACAAATACCTGTGCCTGGTGGCGTGCGATTTGGTAGAATATACCGATTTTACGTTTAAAACTATCGGAAAGATTTTAGGCTTCTCGCAAAGTAGTTTCTCGCAGTTTTTCAGAAGTCAGCAAAAAATGCAGCCGTGGGAATACCGTAACCTGAAGCGTCATGGCCGTAAACGGGGATTCTTTTACGATTAG
- a CDS encoding IS3 family transposase: protein MYPLTSKAVLCGLFGFSRQAWYDSKKRQSGLQMQEVFILTLVKELRGDHPRMGAEKLHHLIAPQLQDHNIKYGRDKFYYLLREHGLLVKRKRRGPKTTNSNHFYRKYSNLIREIELLSSGRLWVSDITYIRTEKGFVYLSLVTDAYSKKIVGWCLWPDLTSEGALNALRMAVAGEGVKQGLIHHSDRGIQYCCNDYVNFLKGSKINISMTENGDPYENAIAERVNGILKDEYDLNHTFSDYREALEATKVAVYKYNNKRPHRSVDFMFPTDAHLHTGVLKKHWKKRHYKANAETGESLQSVPANQD from the coding sequence ATGTACCCGCTAACAAGCAAAGCGGTACTGTGCGGACTGTTTGGGTTTAGCCGTCAGGCCTGGTACGACAGCAAAAAGCGCCAGTCGGGGCTTCAAATGCAGGAAGTATTTATATTAACATTGGTAAAAGAGCTGCGTGGGGATCACCCTCGCATGGGGGCCGAGAAGCTCCATCATTTGATAGCGCCGCAGTTACAGGACCATAATATTAAATATGGACGTGACAAATTCTACTACCTTTTGCGCGAACACGGTTTATTGGTAAAACGTAAAAGAAGAGGACCTAAAACCACGAATTCGAACCATTTTTACCGTAAATATTCCAACCTGATCCGGGAGATAGAACTACTCAGCTCAGGGCGCTTATGGGTGAGCGACATTACCTATATCCGCACCGAAAAAGGCTTTGTTTACCTTTCACTGGTAACCGATGCCTATTCGAAGAAGATAGTAGGCTGGTGCCTCTGGCCCGATTTAACCAGCGAAGGGGCATTAAACGCCTTGCGTATGGCAGTTGCAGGCGAGGGAGTGAAACAAGGTCTCATCCATCATTCTGACCGGGGGATACAATACTGTTGTAACGACTATGTGAACTTTCTGAAGGGCTCGAAAATAAATATCTCGATGACCGAAAACGGCGATCCGTACGAAAATGCAATAGCCGAAAGGGTTAATGGGATTTTAAAGGACGAATACGATTTAAACCATACATTTTCTGATTATCGGGAAGCGCTTGAAGCCACAAAAGTTGCGGTGTACAAATACAACAACAAACGGCCTCACCGCAGCGTAGACTTCATGTTTCCAACAGATGCACACTTGCATACAGGAGTACTAAAAAAACACTGGAAAAAGCGGCATTATAAGGCGAATGCGGAAACAGGGGAAAGCCTGCAGAGTGTTCCTGCAAACCAGGATTAA
- a CDS encoding IS4 family transposase produces the protein MSDMLTFGKVTVNKFCTTNTEKIGAYRMFGNNSFSHFELTEGVVSNCKANQGSTHLLCIQDTTEFNFTSHLQRIGKKDKDIGPVTKNDNAGFFCHPMLVINEKDKLPIGLSSIDLWNRNWDKQDKFERSYWKQDITEKESYRWIESARKTKSVLDKAPMLTVIGDRESDIFSEFVLIPEERTHLLVRSRINRKLAGEDVKLYEKLSQQEQKAVYDLEIKGNKKRKARTAKMSLKYVKLKIKRPEKLHDKNLPEYVELWAIEAREQPKTVPRAESPIVWRLLTTHPITEVDHAMKCLEWYGNRWFIEELFRIMKSKGFELEASQLETGAALKKQVVMALQVALTIMVLKLSLNKKEALNAELIFNQQQIEFIELLLKNEIEGKTKKQQNPYPSRSLAWCAWAIARLSGWSGYKSHGPPGYISMKNGLDTFNTKYEGYLVAMKFLKDVYKG, from the coding sequence ATGTCAGATATGCTTACCTTCGGTAAAGTTACTGTCAATAAATTTTGTACAACGAATACCGAAAAGATAGGAGCATATCGTATGTTTGGGAATAATAGTTTCAGCCATTTTGAATTAACAGAAGGTGTAGTTTCTAATTGTAAAGCCAACCAAGGTTCTACTCATCTTCTTTGTATCCAGGATACAACAGAGTTTAACTTTACCAGCCACCTACAACGGATTGGGAAAAAGGACAAGGATATTGGTCCGGTAACAAAAAATGATAATGCAGGTTTCTTTTGCCATCCGATGTTGGTGATAAACGAAAAGGATAAACTGCCTATCGGCTTGTCAAGCATTGATTTGTGGAACCGCAACTGGGACAAACAAGATAAATTTGAACGAAGTTATTGGAAACAAGATATCACAGAAAAGGAATCATACCGCTGGATTGAAAGCGCCCGAAAAACAAAATCTGTTTTAGACAAAGCACCAATGTTAACTGTTATCGGAGACAGGGAGTCTGATATTTTTAGTGAGTTTGTCCTTATCCCAGAAGAACGCACACACTTGCTCGTGCGTTCAAGAATAAACCGAAAATTGGCAGGAGAGGATGTGAAACTTTATGAAAAGTTATCGCAACAGGAACAAAAAGCTGTTTACGATTTAGAAATTAAAGGAAATAAAAAACGAAAAGCCCGGACAGCAAAAATGTCCTTAAAATATGTAAAGCTTAAAATAAAAAGGCCAGAAAAACTACATGATAAGAATCTTCCTGAATATGTTGAATTATGGGCTATTGAAGCCCGTGAACAGCCAAAGACAGTGCCCAGAGCAGAATCTCCAATAGTTTGGAGGTTATTGACTACGCACCCAATAACAGAGGTTGACCATGCAATGAAATGTTTGGAGTGGTACGGTAACAGGTGGTTTATTGAAGAACTCTTCAGAATAATGAAAAGTAAAGGCTTTGAGCTTGAAGCCTCACAGCTTGAAACCGGTGCTGCATTAAAGAAACAGGTTGTTATGGCACTTCAGGTTGCATTAACAATAATGGTGCTTAAATTATCGCTCAACAAGAAAGAAGCATTAAACGCTGAACTGATATTTAACCAACAGCAAATAGAGTTTATAGAGTTATTACTAAAAAATGAAATAGAAGGAAAAACGAAAAAACAACAAAACCCATATCCCTCCAGAAGTTTAGCATGGTGTGCATGGGCAATAGCCCGGCTTAGTGGCTGGAGCGGATATAAGTCTCATGGCCCACCAGGCTACATATCAATGAAAAATGGACTTGATACCTTTAATACTAAATATGAGGGATACCTTGTCGCAATGAAGTTCTTAAAAGATGTGTATAAAGGGTAG